The proteins below come from a single Caulobacter flavus genomic window:
- a CDS encoding PhoH family protein: MEALMTKRALKRMVREGADGRYDDDAKVRRLPVEHRGGWSPLGDADNAPRDQSYIKTIKPKSPGQAQLMEAMDSKNLVMALGPAGTGKTYLAIAKAVEALEAGRVNRIVLSRPAVEAGESIGYLPGDMEDKLAPYLRPLYDALTDRLSVKRMRALMAEGAIEIAPVGFMRGRTLNNAFVVIDEAQNCTYMQLKMLLTRLGWHSTMVVTGDPNQSDLLPGISGLGDVADRFEAMSNIAVVRLEDRDIVRHPLVAEMLGVL; the protein is encoded by the coding sequence ATGGAGGCTTTGATGACCAAGCGAGCCCTGAAGCGGATGGTGCGCGAAGGCGCCGACGGCCGCTACGACGACGACGCCAAGGTGCGTCGCCTGCCGGTGGAGCATCGCGGCGGCTGGTCGCCCCTCGGCGACGCCGACAACGCGCCCAGGGACCAAAGCTACATCAAGACCATAAAACCGAAATCGCCGGGCCAGGCCCAGCTGATGGAGGCGATGGACAGCAAGAACCTGGTCATGGCCCTGGGTCCGGCCGGCACCGGCAAGACCTACCTGGCCATCGCCAAGGCCGTCGAGGCGCTGGAGGCGGGCCGGGTCAACCGCATAGTGCTGTCGCGCCCCGCCGTCGAGGCCGGGGAGTCGATCGGCTACCTGCCGGGCGACATGGAAGACAAGCTGGCCCCCTATCTGCGGCCGCTCTACGACGCCCTGACCGACCGTCTCTCGGTCAAGCGCATGCGGGCCCTGATGGCCGAGGGCGCGATCGAGATCGCCCCGGTCGGCTTCATGCGCGGCCGCACCCTGAACAACGCCTTCGTGGTGATCGACGAGGCCCAGAACTGCACCTACATGCAGCTGAAGATGCTGCTGACGCGCCTGGGCTGGCACTCGACCATGGTGGTCACGGGCGACCCGAACCAGTCGGACCTGCTGCCGGGCATCTCGGGCCTGGGCGACGTGGCCGACCGCTTCGAGGCGATGTCGAACATCGCCGTGGTCCGCCTGGAAGACCGCGACATCGTCCGCCATCCCCTGGTGGCCGAGATGCTGGGCGTTTTGTGA
- a CDS encoding DUF3126 family protein yields MDAAAIAKLEAHLKRTFGNPHIAVKARPKQKDSAEVEVKGEFIGVVFQDEDEDGSYMFEMAILAEDLD; encoded by the coding sequence GTGGACGCCGCCGCCATCGCCAAGCTCGAAGCCCACCTGAAGCGCACCTTCGGCAACCCGCACATCGCCGTGAAGGCGCGTCCGAAGCAAAAGGACTCGGCCGAGGTCGAAGTGAAGGGCGAATTCATCGGCGTCGTCTTCCAGGACGAGGACGAGGACGGCTCGTACATGTTCGAGATGGCCATCCTGGCCGAAGACCTCGACTAG
- a CDS encoding TetR/AcrR family transcriptional regulator translates to MTKSDTDAPLHLQPYGPGPRAAEKIFETARDLFYREGIRAVGVDEIVSKAGVTKPSLYRSFKSKDDLVAAVLREVEEGFWDRFKSAEDAFPGDPRAQMVAYFEGLAARSVGDDYRGCALSNAAVEYPDRQHVGRMVSQAHKEQLRERLRAKAGEMGATDPKGLGDALLLLIEGVFTSSQMFDGDDKPAMASVGAVRALIAAYCP, encoded by the coding sequence ATGACGAAATCCGACACCGACGCTCCCCTGCATCTTCAGCCGTACGGGCCCGGCCCGCGCGCCGCCGAGAAGATCTTCGAGACGGCCCGCGACCTGTTCTACCGCGAGGGCATCCGCGCCGTCGGCGTCGACGAGATCGTCAGCAAGGCCGGCGTCACCAAGCCCAGCCTCTATCGCAGCTTCAAGTCCAAGGATGACCTGGTCGCCGCCGTGCTGCGCGAGGTGGAGGAGGGCTTCTGGGATCGCTTCAAGTCGGCCGAGGACGCCTTTCCCGGCGACCCCAGGGCCCAGATGGTCGCCTATTTCGAGGGGCTGGCCGCCCGGTCGGTGGGCGACGACTATCGCGGCTGCGCGCTCAGCAACGCAGCGGTGGAGTATCCCGATCGCCAGCATGTGGGCCGCATGGTCTCTCAGGCCCACAAGGAGCAGCTGCGCGAACGCCTGCGCGCCAAGGCGGGCGAGATGGGCGCGACCGATCCCAAGGGGCTGGGCGACGCCCTGCTGCTGCTGATCGAGGGCGTCTTCACCTCCAGCCAGATGTTCGACGGTGACGACAAGCCGGCCATGGCCAGCGTCGGCGCGGTGAGGGCCCTGATCGCGGCCTACTGCCCGTGA
- a CDS encoding gamma carbonic anhydrase family protein, which produces MTVYSLGDIAPNLPSEDEYWIAPTASVMGNVVLRQNASVWWGAVLRGDNDPITIGENSNIQDGSVLHTDAGVPLTIGANVTVGHMVMLHGCTIGDGSLIGIGSIILNGAKIGKNCLIGAGALITEGKEIPDNSMVVGAPGKIIREVSEHQAMILQASALHYVENWKRYRAGLKAV; this is translated from the coding sequence ATGACTGTCTATTCGTTGGGCGATATCGCCCCGAACCTTCCGTCGGAGGACGAATACTGGATCGCCCCGACGGCCAGCGTGATGGGCAATGTCGTGCTCAGGCAGAACGCCAGCGTCTGGTGGGGCGCGGTGCTGCGCGGCGACAACGACCCGATCACGATCGGCGAGAACAGCAACATCCAGGACGGCTCGGTGCTGCACACCGACGCCGGCGTGCCGCTGACCATCGGCGCCAACGTCACGGTCGGCCACATGGTGATGCTGCACGGCTGCACGATCGGCGACGGCTCGCTGATCGGCATCGGCTCGATCATTCTCAACGGCGCGAAGATCGGGAAGAACTGCCTGATCGGCGCCGGAGCCCTGATTACCGAGGGCAAGGAGATTCCCGACAACTCGATGGTGGTCGGCGCGCCGGGCAAGATCATCCGCGAGGTCAGCGAGCACCAGGCGATGATCCTGCAGGCCTCGGCCCTGCACTACGTCGAGAACTGGAAGCGCTATCGCGCCGGCCTGAAGGCGGTCTGA
- a CDS encoding periplasmic heavy metal sensor: protein MAVSRGAALTVVLALAAGIGGGWLGSGHLIPKRAAPSLHDVVHNELNLTGEQERRIEALEQDFAVRRKAREAELKAANAQLAAAIQARHEYTPEVSAAVERFHVAMGTLQKETVEHVLAMRKVLTPAQAARFDRRVSEALTPETP from the coding sequence ATGGCGGTCTCGCGCGGCGCGGCGCTGACCGTGGTCCTAGCCCTGGCGGCCGGGATCGGCGGCGGATGGCTCGGCTCGGGCCACCTGATCCCGAAGCGCGCGGCGCCGTCGCTGCACGACGTCGTCCACAACGAGCTGAACCTGACCGGCGAGCAGGAGCGCCGCATCGAGGCGCTGGAGCAGGACTTCGCCGTGCGCCGGAAGGCGCGGGAGGCCGAGCTGAAGGCGGCCAACGCCCAGCTGGCCGCCGCCATCCAGGCGCGTCACGAGTACACGCCGGAGGTTTCGGCGGCGGTCGAGCGCTTCCACGTCGCGATGGGAACCCTGCAGAAGGAAACGGTCGAGCACGTGCTGGCCATGCGCAAGGTGCTGACCCCCGCGCAGGCGGCCAGGTTCGATCGTCGCGTCAGCGAAGCGCTCACGCCCGAGACCCCGTGA
- a CDS encoding GNAT family N-acetyltransferase has product MPVSALDRPVWSSLTGRQGDLALVRGEALRMDPDFGLFAAVADETPDSLAALGELVGEHGPSGLVELASPPAVPGTAVMSSALCWQMVAEAVAPLKPIAFEIVPLGDAEAAEMLALATLTKPGPFFSRTHQLGDFVGVKVGGELAAMAGERMRPDGFTEVSGVCTHPGFRGQGYAAGLMAHVAGAILARGETPFLHSYADNAGANALYQALGFRRRADVWFTVLAPE; this is encoded by the coding sequence CTGCCCGTGAGCGCCCTCGACCGTCCCGTCTGGTCCAGCCTGACCGGCCGGCAGGGGGATCTGGCGTTGGTTCGCGGCGAGGCGCTGCGGATGGATCCGGATTTCGGGCTGTTCGCCGCCGTCGCCGACGAGACGCCAGACAGCCTGGCGGCCCTGGGCGAACTGGTCGGCGAGCACGGCCCCTCGGGCCTCGTCGAGCTGGCCTCGCCGCCGGCGGTTCCCGGGACGGCCGTGATGTCCAGCGCCCTGTGCTGGCAGATGGTCGCCGAGGCGGTTGCGCCGCTCAAGCCGATCGCGTTCGAGATCGTCCCGCTGGGCGATGCGGAGGCCGCGGAGATGCTGGCCCTGGCCACCCTGACCAAGCCGGGGCCGTTCTTCTCGCGCACCCACCAGCTGGGCGACTTCGTGGGCGTGAAGGTCGGCGGCGAGCTGGCGGCCATGGCCGGCGAGCGGATGCGGCCCGACGGCTTCACCGAGGTCAGCGGGGTCTGCACCCATCCTGGTTTTCGTGGCCAGGGCTACGCCGCCGGCCTGATGGCCCACGTGGCGGGCGCGATCCTGGCGCGCGGCGAGACGCCGTTCCTGCACAGCTACGCCGACAACGCCGGGGCCAACGCGCTGTACCAGGCCCTGGGCTTCCGGCGCCGGGCCGACGTCTGGTTCACGGTGCTGGCGCCGGAATGA
- a CDS encoding type II toxin-antitoxin system Phd/YefM family antitoxin: protein MPDGTWSLAEAEAKFGEVVERARTQGPQHLTRDGQDAAVVLSAEEYERLRGAAPQKPPSWLDPKHRVLSDEEHAELFARDQDPGRIVEF from the coding sequence ATGCCTGACGGGACCTGGAGCCTGGCCGAAGCCGAGGCCAAGTTCGGCGAAGTGGTCGAGCGCGCCCGCACGCAGGGGCCGCAGCATCTGACGCGAGACGGCCAGGACGCCGCCGTCGTCCTGTCGGCCGAGGAATACGAGCGGCTGCGAGGCGCGGCGCCGCAGAAACCGCCGTCCTGGCTCGACCCCAAGCACCGCGTCCTCAGTGACGAAGAACATGCCGAGCTTTTCGCCCGTGACCAGGATCCTGGGCGGATCGTCGAGTTCTGA
- a CDS encoding OPT family oligopeptide transporter translates to MSDITAAPRSEFTLRGVILGILITVVFTAAQVYLGLKVGLTFATSIPAAVISMALLRFFRTSTIQENNIVQTIASAAGTLSSVIFVLPGLLMIGWWSDIPFLATFGICAVGGILGVMYTIPLRRALVTNSTLPYPEGVAAAEVLKVGSGSREGAAEGKAGLWAVIAGTLASAAFAALGAAKIFAAEVAAFVKVGKGATGIGASSSLALMGAGHLMGITVGIAMFTGLFIAWAVLVPILTGVFPAEAGASVADHALTVWATKVRFLGAGVIGAAAIWTLGKLVVPIWRGLVSAFEAGKARRAGSGDIPRVEQDIPLFVVGLVSVALLAPAGWLLAAFALGGPAGALALPLTIAAVAYLVFAGLLAAAVCGYMAGLIGSSNSPVSGIAILTVLGASLLVGAIGRGLIGPDTAKALVAFALYVTATVLAVAVVANDNLQDLKTGQLVDATPWKQQSALVIGVLSGATVIPFVLDLLAKSNGFVGAPNLNVVPGAEPLAAPQATLISTLAKGVIGHNLQWDLLGVGALIGLALVVVDIVLRRASKDRFSLPPLGVGLAIYLPSAVTAPVVVGAVAGWIFERVVSKDRKAEVAKRLGVLIASGFIVGESLFNVALALLIVSTNKGAPLAIANPPPEHLGMIIALIVAAVVVAGLYGWCRIQARKMEEA, encoded by the coding sequence ATGTCCGATATCACCGCCGCCCCGCGCTCGGAGTTCACGCTCCGCGGCGTGATACTGGGCATCCTCATCACCGTCGTCTTCACGGCCGCCCAGGTCTATCTGGGCCTGAAGGTCGGCCTGACCTTCGCCACCTCGATCCCGGCCGCGGTGATCTCGATGGCCCTGCTGCGGTTCTTCCGCACCTCGACCATCCAGGAAAACAACATCGTCCAGACGATCGCCTCGGCCGCGGGCACGCTGTCGTCGGTGATCTTCGTGCTGCCGGGCCTGCTGATGATCGGCTGGTGGTCGGACATCCCGTTCCTGGCCACCTTCGGCATCTGCGCCGTCGGCGGCATCCTGGGCGTGATGTACACGATCCCTCTGCGCCGGGCCCTGGTGACCAACTCGACCCTGCCCTACCCGGAAGGCGTCGCCGCCGCCGAGGTGCTGAAGGTCGGCTCGGGTTCGCGCGAGGGCGCGGCCGAGGGCAAGGCGGGCCTGTGGGCCGTGATCGCCGGCACGCTGGCCTCGGCCGCCTTCGCGGCGCTGGGCGCGGCCAAGATCTTCGCCGCCGAGGTCGCCGCCTTCGTGAAGGTCGGCAAGGGCGCCACCGGCATCGGCGCGTCCAGCTCGCTGGCCCTGATGGGCGCGGGCCACCTGATGGGCATCACCGTCGGCATCGCCATGTTCACCGGCCTGTTCATCGCCTGGGCCGTCCTGGTGCCGATCCTGACCGGCGTGTTCCCGGCCGAGGCCGGCGCCAGCGTCGCCGACCACGCCCTGACCGTCTGGGCTACCAAAGTGCGCTTCCTGGGCGCCGGCGTCATCGGCGCGGCCGCCATCTGGACCCTGGGCAAGCTGGTCGTGCCGATCTGGCGCGGCCTGGTCTCGGCCTTCGAGGCCGGCAAGGCCCGTCGCGCCGGCTCGGGCGACATCCCCCGCGTTGAGCAGGACATCCCGCTCTTCGTCGTCGGCCTGGTGTCGGTGGCCCTGCTGGCGCCGGCCGGCTGGCTGCTGGCCGCCTTCGCCCTGGGCGGCCCCGCCGGCGCCCTGGCCCTGCCGCTGACCATCGCCGCCGTCGCCTACCTGGTGTTCGCCGGCCTGCTGGCCGCCGCCGTCTGCGGCTACATGGCCGGCCTGATCGGCTCGTCCAACAGCCCGGTCTCGGGCATCGCCATCCTGACGGTGCTGGGCGCCTCGCTGCTGGTCGGCGCCATCGGCCGCGGCCTGATCGGCCCGGACACGGCAAAAGCGCTCGTCGCCTTCGCCCTCTACGTCACCGCCACCGTCCTGGCCGTGGCCGTCGTGGCCAACGACAACCTGCAGGACCTGAAGACCGGCCAGCTGGTCGACGCCACCCCGTGGAAGCAGCAGTCGGCCCTGGTGATCGGCGTGCTGTCGGGCGCGACGGTCATCCCGTTCGTGCTGGACCTGCTGGCCAAGTCCAACGGCTTCGTCGGCGCCCCGAACCTCAACGTCGTGCCCGGGGCCGAGCCGCTGGCCGCGCCGCAGGCGACGCTGATCTCGACCCTGGCCAAGGGCGTCATCGGCCATAACCTGCAGTGGGACCTGCTGGGCGTCGGCGCCCTGATCGGTCTCGCCCTCGTCGTGGTCGACATCGTCCTGCGCCGCGCCAGCAAGGACCGCTTCAGCCTGCCGCCGCTGGGCGTGGGCCTGGCCATCTACCTGCCCAGCGCCGTGACCGCCCCCGTGGTGGTCGGCGCCGTCGCCGGCTGGATCTTCGAGCGCGTGGTCTCCAAGGACCGCAAGGCCGAGGTCGCCAAGCGCCTGGGCGTGCTGATCGCCTCGGGCTTCATCGTCGGCGAAAGCCTGTTCAACGTGGCCCTGGCCCTGCTGATCGTCTCGACCAACAAGGGCGCGCCGCTGGCCATCGCCAACCCGCCGCCCGAGCACCTGGGCATGATCATCGCCCTGATCGTCGCGGCGGTCGTGGTGGCGGGCCTCTATGGCTGGTGCCGGATCCAGGCGCGGAAGATGGAAGAGGCCTGA
- a CDS encoding nitroreductase family protein produces MAGSVPPAPEFGEPIAIEASPEVLAFLARRRSASAMALVAPGPSEDELADLLRLAARVPDHGKLSPWRFVILRGEAKAAFAARIAPLAADQANPTKATAAMRKLTTPPLAIAVISRPVPHEVPEWEQVMSAGAVCTQLLLAASAMGYGANWITDWYSFDQRALDILGVGENEKVAGFLYVGTSAEQPQERVRPDIAAITSEWAE; encoded by the coding sequence TTGGCCGGTTCCGTTCCCCCCGCCCCCGAATTCGGCGAACCGATCGCGATCGAGGCGTCGCCCGAAGTCCTCGCCTTCCTGGCGCGCCGCCGCTCGGCCTCGGCCATGGCGCTGGTCGCGCCGGGTCCGAGCGAAGACGAACTGGCCGACCTGCTGCGCCTGGCCGCCCGCGTGCCCGACCACGGCAAGCTCTCTCCCTGGCGGTTCGTGATCCTGCGCGGCGAGGCCAAGGCCGCCTTCGCCGCCAGGATCGCCCCGCTGGCCGCCGACCAGGCCAATCCGACCAAGGCCACGGCGGCGATGCGCAAGCTGACCACCCCGCCGCTGGCCATCGCGGTGATCTCGCGGCCCGTGCCGCACGAAGTGCCCGAATGGGAGCAGGTGATGAGCGCCGGCGCGGTCTGCACCCAGCTGCTGCTGGCCGCCTCGGCCATGGGCTACGGCGCCAACTGGATCACCGACTGGTACAGCTTCGACCAGCGCGCGCTGGACATCCTGGGCGTCGGCGAGAACGAGAAGGTCGCCGGCTTCCTCTACGTCGGCACGTCGGCCGAGCAGCCGCAGGAGCGCGTGCGGCCGGATATCGCGGCGATCACGAGTGAGTGGGCTGAATAA
- the cysE gene encoding serine O-acetyltransferase: MAKPLEVVTDKAAPPVWAALRNQAEHAAKAEPALASLLNAVILSHDNLADALTFQLARKLGDQEMRAMTAREFAAEAFESDPALVAAAEADLRAVFERDPATKGYVQPFLFFKGFLALQTHRVSHWLWNNNRETLAFYLQSRASEVFQVDIHPASRVGAGVFIDHGTGIVIGETAVVGDDVSMLHGVTLGGTGADRGDRHPKIGKGVLLGAGAKVLGNIQIGDYAKVASGSVVLKPIPAHCTAAGVPARIVNCPTCEEPARTMDHTLADVVYDYVI; this comes from the coding sequence GTGGCTAAGCCTCTGGAAGTCGTGACCGATAAGGCCGCGCCGCCCGTCTGGGCCGCGCTGCGCAACCAGGCCGAACACGCCGCCAAGGCCGAGCCGGCCCTGGCCTCGCTGCTCAACGCCGTGATCCTCAGCCACGACAACCTGGCCGACGCCCTGACCTTCCAGCTGGCCCGCAAGCTGGGCGACCAGGAGATGCGGGCCATGACCGCCCGCGAGTTCGCCGCCGAGGCGTTCGAGAGCGACCCGGCCCTGGTCGCGGCTGCCGAGGCCGACCTGCGCGCGGTGTTCGAGCGCGACCCGGCGACCAAGGGCTACGTCCAGCCGTTCCTGTTCTTCAAGGGCTTCCTGGCCCTGCAGACCCACCGCGTCTCGCACTGGCTGTGGAACAACAACCGCGAGACCCTGGCCTTCTACCTGCAGAGCCGCGCCAGCGAGGTCTTCCAGGTCGACATCCATCCGGCCTCGCGCGTGGGCGCGGGCGTGTTCATCGACCACGGCACCGGCATCGTCATCGGCGAGACCGCCGTGGTCGGCGACGACGTCTCGATGCTGCACGGGGTCACCCTGGGCGGCACCGGCGCCGACCGCGGCGACCGTCACCCCAAGATCGGCAAGGGCGTGCTGCTGGGCGCGGGCGCCAAGGTGCTGGGCAACATCCAGATCGGCGACTACGCCAAGGTGGCCTCGGGCTCGGTGGTGCTGAAGCCCATCCCCGCGCACTGCACGGCCGCCGGCGTGCCGGCCCGCATCGTCAACTGCCCCACCTGCGAAGAGCCGGCCCGGACCATGGACCACACCCTGGCCGACGTGGTGTACGACTACGTGATCTGA
- a CDS encoding NUDIX domain-containing protein, producing MSEKFAWLKPHGEPWSVSSAREVYDNPWIKVTEYQAVAPTGSPALYGKVSFKNQAIGVVPLHADGTVTLVGQARFPRGNYSWEIPEGGAPMGEDPLDGARRELAEEVGLAAGDWRRILTMELSNSISDEIAYGFLAMDLSPTRADPDETEDLAVARVPFAQALDAAVTGRMPDALTVALLLRVHHMAVVGELPADLAALVLRPSRVEKAESS from the coding sequence ATGTCCGAGAAATTCGCCTGGCTGAAGCCGCACGGAGAGCCCTGGAGCGTGTCCAGCGCCCGCGAGGTCTACGACAATCCGTGGATCAAGGTGACGGAGTACCAGGCCGTCGCGCCGACCGGGAGCCCGGCGCTGTACGGCAAGGTGTCGTTCAAGAACCAGGCGATCGGGGTCGTGCCGCTGCACGCCGACGGCACGGTCACCCTCGTGGGCCAGGCGCGCTTTCCGCGCGGAAACTACAGCTGGGAGATTCCCGAGGGCGGCGCGCCGATGGGCGAGGATCCGCTGGACGGCGCTAGGCGCGAGCTGGCCGAGGAGGTCGGGCTGGCCGCCGGCGACTGGCGCCGGATCCTGACCATGGAGCTCTCCAACTCGATCAGCGACGAGATCGCCTACGGCTTCCTGGCCATGGACCTGTCGCCGACCAGGGCCGATCCGGACGAGACCGAGGACCTGGCGGTGGCCCGCGTGCCGTTCGCGCAGGCCCTCGATGCGGCGGTCACTGGGCGGATGCCGGACGCGTTGACGGTGGCGTTACTGCTCCGGGTGCACCATATGGCGGTCGTGGGCGAGCTGCCGGCCGATCTGGCCGCGCTGGTCCTGCGGCCTTCTCGAGTGGAGAAGGCTGAGAGTTCTTAA
- a CDS encoding type II toxin-antitoxin system VapC family toxin: MFLLDTNVFSDATKLQPHPDVTRWLGDQPAPTLFISAMSVAEAGYGVERLAPGQKADRLRAWLEEVIADFGERVLAVDAEVAKAQARIRRSAENARRTMPSIDAFLAATAEVHGLTLVTRNVRDFEAWGGPILDPWGA; the protein is encoded by the coding sequence ATGTTCCTGCTCGACACCAACGTCTTCTCCGACGCCACGAAGCTGCAGCCGCATCCGGACGTTACCCGGTGGCTGGGGGATCAGCCGGCGCCGACGCTGTTCATCAGCGCCATGAGCGTGGCGGAGGCCGGTTATGGCGTTGAGCGGCTGGCGCCGGGCCAGAAGGCCGACAGGCTGCGGGCGTGGCTTGAAGAAGTGATCGCCGACTTTGGCGAGCGTGTGCTTGCCGTCGATGCCGAAGTCGCCAAGGCCCAGGCCCGCATCCGTCGCTCTGCCGAGAACGCCAGGCGGACCATGCCCTCCATCGACGCCTTTCTGGCCGCGACGGCCGAGGTTCATGGCCTGACCCTGGTCACCCGCAACGTTCGCGACTTCGAGGCCTGGGGCGGGCCGATCCTCGATCCCTGGGGCGCCTAG
- a CDS encoding MFS transporter — protein MAVIRRPFGRNYAFVVAGATFLALLAAAGLRAAPGVLILPLEKSFGWDRGSISLAAAIGIFLYGLTGPFAAALMQSFGVRRTVSLALVLMAVSTGLSAFMTQSWHYVATWGVLAGFGSGAVAMVLGATIVNRWFVARRGLMLGLLTAATATGSLIFLPAMAFIAEHGGWRPVVLTVAAVAAIMAPIAWLLIPERPADIGHKPFGAGEDWEEPPRGSATNALAGAFGALARAGKTRTFWLLFLGFFICGLTTNGLIGVHMIAFCGDRGMPEVRAAGLLALMGLFDLFGTTASGWLTDRYDPRKLLFVYYALRGLSLIYLPYSDFSIVSLSVFAVFYGLDWIATVPPTARLASQAFGDRDGPIVFGWIAAGHQLGAATAAVGAGMIRAAQGQYLQAFVLAGVAGLIAAGASLLIRREVKAMAA, from the coding sequence ATGGCCGTGATCCGCCGCCCCTTCGGCCGCAACTACGCCTTCGTGGTGGCCGGGGCGACCTTCCTGGCGCTGCTGGCCGCCGCGGGGCTGCGCGCCGCGCCTGGCGTGCTGATCCTGCCGCTGGAGAAGAGCTTCGGCTGGGACCGCGGCTCGATCTCGCTGGCCGCCGCCATCGGCATCTTCCTGTACGGCCTGACGGGCCCGTTCGCGGCGGCGCTGATGCAGTCGTTCGGCGTGCGCCGCACGGTGAGCCTGGCGCTGGTGCTGATGGCCGTCTCGACGGGGCTTTCGGCGTTCATGACCCAGAGCTGGCACTACGTCGCCACCTGGGGCGTGCTGGCGGGTTTCGGCAGCGGCGCGGTGGCCATGGTGCTGGGCGCGACCATCGTCAATCGCTGGTTCGTCGCGCGGCGCGGCCTGATGCTGGGCTTGCTGACCGCCGCCACCGCGACGGGATCGCTGATCTTCCTGCCGGCCATGGCCTTCATCGCCGAGCACGGCGGCTGGCGCCCGGTAGTGCTGACCGTCGCCGCCGTCGCCGCGATCATGGCCCCCATCGCCTGGCTGCTGATCCCCGAGCGCCCGGCCGACATCGGCCACAAGCCGTTCGGGGCCGGCGAGGACTGGGAGGAGCCGCCGCGCGGTTCGGCCACCAACGCCCTGGCCGGCGCCTTCGGAGCCCTGGCGCGGGCTGGCAAGACCCGCACCTTCTGGCTGCTGTTCCTGGGCTTCTTCATCTGCGGCCTGACCACCAACGGCCTGATCGGCGTGCACATGATCGCCTTCTGCGGCGATCGGGGCATGCCCGAGGTGCGCGCCGCCGGCCTGCTGGCGCTGATGGGCCTGTTCGACCTCTTCGGCACCACGGCTTCGGGCTGGCTGACCGACCGCTACGACCCGCGCAAGCTCTTATTCGTCTACTACGCCCTGCGCGGCCTCTCGCTGATCTACCTGCCCTATTCGGACTTCTCGATCGTCAGCCTGTCGGTGTTCGCGGTGTTCTACGGCCTCGACTGGATCGCCACGGTGCCGCCGACCGCGCGCCTGGCCAGCCAGGCGTTCGGCGACCGCGACGGCCCGATCGTGTTCGGCTGGATCGCCGCCGGCCACCAGCTGGGCGCGGCCACGGCCGCCGTCGGCGCGGGCATGATCCGCGCGGCTCAGGGCCAGTATCTCCAGGCCTTCGTCCTGGCGGGCGTGGCCGGCCTGATCGCCGCCGGCGCCTCGCTGCTGATCCGGCGCGAGGTGAAGGCGATGGCGGCCTAG
- a CDS encoding LysR substrate-binding domain-containing protein, which produces MARRPLPPLNALRAFEAFGRRGRMTLAADELCVTHGAVSRQVRQLEDHLGVALTEGPRNRLTMTEAGLKLAQGLTRAFDILEEAVPRPREAQPGPTVVSCLPTFAMKWLIPRLPDFLERYPDTPVRVAESNGPFDFRADGIDLAIRMRDPDGPPSPDSDATAFLDTHVGPVAAPALAERASSVEALLTLPRLHTRTFLHGWDQWAARAGVTLPPAGVVREFDHYFYMIEAAAAGLGVAMVPHAFAERDLAAGRLVAPLGMVSEPTLLCALTPRTGASRGARRFRDWLVEQGRACPPPPFSQQP; this is translated from the coding sequence ATGGCTCGACGTCCGCTGCCGCCGCTGAACGCCCTGCGCGCCTTCGAGGCCTTCGGCCGGCGCGGCCGCATGACTCTGGCCGCCGACGAGCTTTGCGTCACCCACGGCGCGGTCAGCCGGCAGGTCCGTCAGCTGGAGGACCACCTCGGCGTCGCCCTCACCGAGGGGCCGCGCAACCGCCTGACCATGACCGAGGCGGGGCTGAAGCTGGCCCAGGGCCTGACGCGGGCCTTCGACATCCTGGAAGAAGCCGTGCCGCGCCCGCGCGAGGCGCAGCCGGGGCCGACGGTGGTGTCGTGCCTGCCGACCTTCGCCATGAAATGGCTGATCCCGCGTCTGCCCGACTTCCTCGAGCGCTATCCCGACACGCCGGTGCGAGTGGCCGAATCCAACGGGCCCTTCGACTTCCGCGCCGACGGGATCGACCTGGCCATCCGCATGCGCGACCCCGACGGCCCGCCGTCGCCCGACAGCGATGCGACGGCGTTCCTCGACACCCATGTCGGTCCGGTGGCGGCGCCCGCCCTGGCCGAGCGCGCTTCGAGCGTCGAGGCGCTGCTGACCCTGCCGCGTCTTCATACCCGCACCTTCCTGCACGGCTGGGACCAGTGGGCCGCGCGGGCCGGCGTCACCCTGCCGCCGGCCGGGGTGGTGCGCGAGTTCGACCACTATTTCTACATGATCGAGGCGGCGGCGGCCGGGCTGGGCGTGGCCATGGTTCCCCACGCCTTCGCCGAGCGCGACCTGGCGGCCGGACGGCTGGTGGCGCCGCTGGGCATGGTCTCCGAGCCGACTCTGCTGTGCGCGCTGACGCCTCGCACCGGGGCCTCGCGCGGGGCCAGGCGGTTCCGCGACTGGCTAGTGGAGCAGGGCCGCGCCTGTCCGCCGCCGCCGTTTTCTCAACAGCCCTGA